In Centropristis striata isolate RG_2023a ecotype Rhode Island chromosome 5, C.striata_1.0, whole genome shotgun sequence, a single genomic region encodes these proteins:
- the LOC131971196 gene encoding glucagon-1-like — protein MCSRQALHWTRVKAPKDDPRMSLHVWCMLVLFLCPSTKEMVVDKTRPTRWHSYQMEKGQNIIRNLKRHSDGTFTSDLTHVLDKIKAKDFVEWLSSTKRQGCHEDLLHLAAEV, from the exons ATGTGTTCCAGACAAGCGCTTCATTGGACGCGTGTCAAAGCTCCCAAAG ACGACCCGAGGATGAGCCTACACGTCTGGTGTATGTTGGTTCTGTTTCTCTGTCCGAGCACTAAAGAGATGGTTGTCGATAAAACCAGACCGACAAG gtgGCATTCATATCAGAtggaaaaaggacaaaacatCATCCGAAACCTTAAAAGGCATTCAGACGGGACTTTCACCAGCGACTTGACCCACGTTCTCGATAAGATTAAAGCTAAAGATTTTGTGGAGTGGCTGAGCAGCACCAAAAGACAAGG GTGTCATGAAGACCTGCTCCACCTGGCAGCAGAAGTTTAA